The following coding sequences lie in one Arachis hypogaea cultivar Tifrunner chromosome 4, arahy.Tifrunner.gnm2.J5K5, whole genome shotgun sequence genomic window:
- the LOC112796146 gene encoding sugar transporter ERD6-like 16 isoform X3, translated as MVSPLFFKDPYSLDFGRFFTGYGIGVISYVVPIYIAEIAPKNLRGGLATINQLMIVIRASDSFLIGIVITWRQLALAGTGNERASSTEGENGIPIQAW; from the exons ATGGTTAGCCCTCTTTTTTTCAAAG ATCCTTACTCACTTGACTTTGGAAGATTTTTCACAGGATATGGAATTGGAGTTATCTCATATGTG GTTCCTATATATATAGCTGAGATAGCACCAAAGAATCTTCGAGGTGGACTTGCAACAATAAATCAG CTTATGATTGTTATTAGAGCTTCAGACTCATTCTTAATAGGAATTGTCATAACTTGGAGACAACTAGCTCTGGCAG GCACAGGCAATGAAAGAGCAAGCTCAACTGAGGGAGAAAATGGCATACCAATACAAGCTTGGTAA
- the LOC112796146 gene encoding sugar transporter ERD6-like 16 isoform X1 codes for MRFNLLFCLLQDPYSLDFGRFFTGYGIGVISYVVPIYIAEIAPKNLRGGLATINQLMIVIRASDSFLIGIVITWRQLALAGTGNERASSTEGENGIPIQAW; via the exons ATGAGGTTCAATTTGTTATTTTGTTTGCTTCAAGATCCTTACTCACTTGACTTTGGAAGATTTTTCACAGGATATGGAATTGGAGTTATCTCATATGTG GTTCCTATATATATAGCTGAGATAGCACCAAAGAATCTTCGAGGTGGACTTGCAACAATAAATCAG CTTATGATTGTTATTAGAGCTTCAGACTCATTCTTAATAGGAATTGTCATAACTTGGAGACAACTAGCTCTGGCAG GCACAGGCAATGAAAGAGCAAGCTCAACTGAGGGAGAAAATGGCATACCAATACAAGCTTGGTAA
- the LOC112796146 gene encoding sugar transporter ERD6-like 16 isoform X5 — translation MVSPLFFKGYGIGVISYVVPIYIAEIAPKNLRGGLATINQLMIVIRASDSFLIGIVITWRQLALAGTGNERASSTEGENGIPIQAW, via the exons ATGGTTAGCCCTCTTTTTTTCAAAG GATATGGAATTGGAGTTATCTCATATGTG GTTCCTATATATATAGCTGAGATAGCACCAAAGAATCTTCGAGGTGGACTTGCAACAATAAATCAG CTTATGATTGTTATTAGAGCTTCAGACTCATTCTTAATAGGAATTGTCATAACTTGGAGACAACTAGCTCTGGCAG GCACAGGCAATGAAAGAGCAAGCTCAACTGAGGGAGAAAATGGCATACCAATACAAGCTTGGTAA
- the LOC112796146 gene encoding sugar transporter ERD6-like 16 isoform X4 encodes MVSPLFFKDPYSLDFGRFFTGYGIGVISYVVPIYIAEIAPKNLRGGLATINQLMIVIRASDSFLIGIVITWRQLALAEKDNSGLVRVQYYKALIEGSG; translated from the exons ATGGTTAGCCCTCTTTTTTTCAAAG ATCCTTACTCACTTGACTTTGGAAGATTTTTCACAGGATATGGAATTGGAGTTATCTCATATGTG GTTCCTATATATATAGCTGAGATAGCACCAAAGAATCTTCGAGGTGGACTTGCAACAATAAATCAG CTTATGATTGTTATTAGAGCTTCAGACTCATTCTTAATAGGAATTGTCATAACTTGGAGACAACTAGCTCTGGCAG AGAAAGACAATTCAGGCCTTGTTAGGGTACAATATTACAAGGCACTAATAGAAGGATCTGGATAG
- the LOC112796146 gene encoding sugar transporter ERD6-like 16 isoform X6: MVSPLFFKGYGIGVISYVVPIYIAEIAPKNLRGGLATINQLMIVIRASDSFLIGIVITWRQLALAEKDNSGLVRVQYYKALIEGSG; the protein is encoded by the exons ATGGTTAGCCCTCTTTTTTTCAAAG GATATGGAATTGGAGTTATCTCATATGTG GTTCCTATATATATAGCTGAGATAGCACCAAAGAATCTTCGAGGTGGACTTGCAACAATAAATCAG CTTATGATTGTTATTAGAGCTTCAGACTCATTCTTAATAGGAATTGTCATAACTTGGAGACAACTAGCTCTGGCAG AGAAAGACAATTCAGGCCTTGTTAGGGTACAATATTACAAGGCACTAATAGAAGGATCTGGATAG
- the LOC112796146 gene encoding sugar transporter ERD6-like 16 isoform X2 translates to MRFNLLFCLLQDPYSLDFGRFFTGYGIGVISYVVPIYIAEIAPKNLRGGLATINQLMIVIRASDSFLIGIVITWRQLALAEKDNSGLVRVQYYKALIEGSG, encoded by the exons ATGAGGTTCAATTTGTTATTTTGTTTGCTTCAAGATCCTTACTCACTTGACTTTGGAAGATTTTTCACAGGATATGGAATTGGAGTTATCTCATATGTG GTTCCTATATATATAGCTGAGATAGCACCAAAGAATCTTCGAGGTGGACTTGCAACAATAAATCAG CTTATGATTGTTATTAGAGCTTCAGACTCATTCTTAATAGGAATTGTCATAACTTGGAGACAACTAGCTCTGGCAG AGAAAGACAATTCAGGCCTTGTTAGGGTACAATATTACAAGGCACTAATAGAAGGATCTGGATAG